In Silene latifolia isolate original U9 population chromosome 6, ASM4854445v1, whole genome shotgun sequence, the genomic window taaaatgggtggattccaaaggttcccgactcagtggtgggtaataggaaaccttttggaagcgaatccacattaggctctgaatggctggctatattaggcatcttggcaaatagaATTTACAAAGCAAAAACAGGTGCGAcgatgttctcttatagaacagataacctgcaaaactaatcaaaaactttgcaaaaatgagatcagtctcaaggaataaattccttgagatgagagacaaacttaaataaagcaaaaaattgcgccacctccccggcaacgacgccaaaatttgacagggcagtcgtatacctatcaaatataaccaactggctctaacttaatatagctagggaagtcgagtcgatttccacagggagatgggaaaatgtcagctttattTAAgatcgtcacggtaaccaaattgggggttttaattgggttgttgttctaaactaataaggaTGAGAGAGGGAAaaggcagagaaaaaggattaaacagataaggaaaacagctaagacagacggttcaccatgattattcAGTCAAGTAGTCTAAATCTCAGGTCAATGCAGgtatggtctgaggagcagtgaatatctccttccggtctcaattcgctctAAAGCAtagatagcttagcttccgccctcactacagtgccctaatgttcactacgagtctcaccctttccaacctttcggtctaggtcaaggtttactattataaaaatgtctaattgcgtcgactcaattagacagatacaattaactgtagcgattaacaacagagacTACACACGCATTAACCTAATATGGCAactactattccttcataatcatggatcccctagccttaacaaaagggaattagctacacattactgaatcaataataataacatataaataataagaattaaacatgataatgataAATTGAAATAGAAGTAAAATAAGAAAAGCGAAATAATGAAGAGAAGAATTAAAAGCACTAATAATGAattaagaacaagaattaaaataGAATAATATTACCGAATACAAGTTCGAATCCAAGTAGCAAAAAGGGTAGAAGGAAAGTAAATCAAAGAAATAATAGAAGTTTTTCTAGTAAAAAGTGAATGAGGAgaagttacgcagtctactgtattttgtagcatacgaaaatcctcctctaaacctaatccataactaaattacaaaagcccatacgaaaataggcggaaaaactttaatacaggcaaaaccactcgatcgagtggaaataaaccactcgatcgagtaactaaacaTCAAACCCTTctatcgagtggaaataaaccactcgatcgagtaactccttgtattgcctaCTTGATTGAATACTGGGACTGCTCAATCGAGTAACCTCAGTAtatgaagcattcgatcgactagaaaagtagtcgatcgagctatcttggtacGTTTAGGCACTAAACACCTTCCGAAtctagctcacgcgtcttcaaagtgatagattccaagctccggctccttgttctccataaatgcatgcaaatgggacgagtttaggcttgatttatctcctctttggcttattcctgcaatttacataaaacgaaccaaagtagaatattcgggggtatttataGCTAGGTGCCACGTAAATAAtacaaaaatgcgtgtaaaaatgaggtaaaaaccctaTATAAAAAACACGCATCACCGCCCATCATTTCTCGAACATGCCACTTTATGGGCCTCGATGGCAAAAGACGCACACTCTAATTGGATACAAAAAGAGCATCGTAGGCGAGAACTGATAATTTCTAAAAGCCATGAAGTTCCCAACACATAAGATACTCCAAAGACAGACAAGAAAATAGATTGTCGATAACTGATGGTCGTCCAGAGAAGAAATATGTTTAGATCCAAATTATGATCCATTCTCCAACAAGCACATGACAGTCACTCTGAGTTCGAATTCCGAGATTATAGGACGCCCAAATCTTAGCGATCACTTCATAGTCTCGGAATAAGGGGTTAAGCATTTCAGATTCATCCTTATAGGAGCAAAAGTGACAAGAATAATCGACATTAATGCCTATGGAATTCCAAACCATTAGAAAGTGAGTTACTAAGAATTCTCCAAACTAAATTTTTTTAAGTTTAAAGCCATGGGAGTTTCCAAAACTTTTTCTTACAAAAGTCAACATCGATTCTATTTATTCCAGCCATTAGTGCTAATAGCTTTGTCTAGGTGATCGTCGAGTGCCACCCCATATCCACTTTTGAAAAATTACTCACCCGTAGACTAGTGTTTCTAGTAAAGAAGGTCATTCATTATGTCTAGAGGAGCTAAGAGGAATAGCACGAATCTTATAGATCCATTCCTCACTAAACGTATCATTAATTAACTCGAAGTCCTAATCACCATAATCAACCAATCAAGAACCAGATTCTTAACCCTAAAATTCATCACATTCATACCACTTAAAGCATTACTATTAGGATTCGACACTGGTTTCTCGCCATTGATCCAATTAGAATCCCAAACATTCAACTCATAACATACGTTCAGCTTCCAAGCATAGTTAGGAAAAATGAATTTAAGGCCATGGCTGAGGCCTCTACAACCCCAGGACAAATTCGCACTAGACTTAATAGACATACTACTAGGGTGAGAATCAGGACAAACTACTTTGTCACTAAAAACCATTTCGACAAGAGAACTTTTTGTCCATCAATATCCACGCTTGCTTATCGCAGcgcttgatttttttttttttttatttggtgaaatgtaagaattTACATTAAGTACAAAACAATTCTATTACAACCTATTCCAGTTTTGAATACAGACACATTTTAAAGAGCCTAAACTCTACATACATAACTCAATGCTACTTAACCACATCTTATCATTTTTATCTAAACTTTGGTTCTTATGAGCATGAATCCTCAGCTTGACCACACTTCTAATCTGCCTAAACACAATATCAGGCTTCAACAAACTATGTTCACTTTGCATTTTGTTCCTCTTCATCCAGATCTGATAGTAGTATGGCATGAATGCACAAATCAGTACTCCCTTCCTCACTTTGGACCATTTTCGATTCCATATCCATTGTAGAATATTTATAGTTGCATGTGAAACCCTACATAAACTTGTCATCCCTGAAAGGATGCACCCATTATACACACATTGGTGGAAGAGATCTTTGGTGGGTTTGTTGCTCTCTCACACAGTAAACAAAGATCATATGAGCTTATGCCCAATACAAATAACCTATCTTTCACCTGTAAAGCCTCCCTTATCATTAACCAACCAATAAAACTGTGTTTTGGCTCAGTCTAAGAGTTTTAGATGAATTTGCCATAATACTAGTTGATATATAACCCTCAATAAATCATAACCACTCTTAACTGTGTATCCTTTTGTATTCAAACTCCACTGCTCTTGATTATAACATGGACTAAATTTATCCTCTGACTCTACAAATAGTCTTCCACTCCCAGCTCACATCACCAGTAGGAGTATATTCAGTACAAGGCCTCCCCTTTAAGTAGATTTTATGAACTCATTTAACCCTATAACTTATTTGGATTATAAAAGATCCACCAAACCAATAATTTCCCCATGGCAGCATTATTCCAAGCATAGCTGTCTCTAATCCCTAACCCACCTTTCTGCTTTGGGGAAATTTTTTTATTCCAACTGAACAAAGGTACCCTGAGATGTTCAACCTTCCCATCCCACAAGTAATTCATGCAGATGAAATTCAGTCTACTCAACACACCTTTTGGAATAATAAATCTGTTCATCCAATAAGTGAATAAGGGAGAAAGTACATAACTGACTAGAAATAGCCTCCCTGAATAAGATAAATGCTTTGTCTTAAAGCCGGTGATTCTATCTGTCAATTTTTCCACAAGAACTTGACACTGAGCCTTTGTTAACCTGGCAGCAGTTATGGCACTCCCAAATATTTAAAAGGAATATGCCCCCTTTTGACAACCTGATATTTACAAGATATCTTCCTTAACCCATCCAAGAACTCCATTAAAATAAGCACTTGTTTTTATTGGACTCATTTGAATTCCATAAGCTCTGGAAAAGGTAACAAAAGCATTCAACAACACCATTATGGACCCCACATAACTCTTACTAAATAGAAGAAGATCATAATCAAATATTAAATGAGATAATTTTAGCTTGCCACACATAGGATGAAACTTGAAGCCCATATTTTCAGTAACATATGCCAACACCTTACTCAAGTACTCCATTataatggtaaaaaaaaaagagaggataGAGGGTCTCCTTGTCAAAGACCATTCTTCTCATTAAAAAAACCAATAATATCACCATTTAAGACCAATAAGTAACTGGCACTTTGGACACATTCCATTATAAGGGCTATAAACATTCCAGGAAGGTCTAAGGCAATCAACATCTACTTTAGAAACTCTCAACTGACTGAATCATATGCTTTCTTCAGGTCAATTTTCAGAAGAAATCTAGGAGACATGACTTCATAATATACAATTTAACAATGTCCTGACAAATAAGGATATTTTCAACTATACTTCTCCCCTTGACAAagcacatctcctaccgtgctcatGAGGGCTTggtgagggttttgacggtagccatttgctgcttcgactggacaggcacatctcctaccgtgctcatgagggcttggtgagtcgtgtcaCCTGATTGAACTTTCGGCACTTTTGAAGtgtcagacctgaataggtgttctgacgttgtctgtttttgattttaggagatcggcaccatgaggactttctcgggcttcactaCCTCCCTGGGGTTTTATGACGTTCTCCGggccgggacgagggcgttgatagagaggtcggcctttgggccgttggtggctgcttggcgggatattcacaggtcttcgattaggtagaacctgtgtctgatctgtgccatgttggatcggtactgggacacgacgtcatcgttccacatggagttcggggaggtcggcgtgaccttagaggattttgctatgatatccggcctcccttgtggcgagacgcctgttgagtttatagagacaccggagagggtgtcttctcctgcggttactcgtttgatcggtactgctttgtcTGAGCCTTCTGACATTactccgtacctgatcgcgagttcgtaTGTGAGAGACCACTTCAGAGGGAGAGTGGTAGGTGccgctccggcgccgttggcgagtccggaggctgaggctagagctgacgcgcaggaggcacggttgtggttgtggtacttcttgggtgccacgtactttggcgacaagggtgagcgcttgtcgaccaaggtacttcctctcctTGCTGAcattgacactttgggtcagtttgactgggttacgccggccttggcgagtttctcccggtacttgcacgcggcggtgcgtccgaaGGTAGTGGGGGATGATAGTGCCCCTGCtatggttggtcccggcctcatctttgaggtacgagcgctttttttgtagttttgagtttgattttgattttgattttggcaattttttgaattgtttgattacaggcttggttgtatgcttacttcgtcCCTCTGCGTCCGAGGACCACAAGTGGTGTCTCTTCgacctaccctgctgtgaggggttggacggtggctcggaagaagtcgattaagtcgacttacgaggactacaGGCGTCGTTTGAACGCCCTTCGAGTTGCTGACATAAGTTGCTGTTCCTTACccctttatagaaatagatagagataggacgattaggtagcttaggaagcccccatTCGGTTGAGTAGCTCtgttttgaatgcagtttgtagggcggccttgggagcactacacggaggtgtcggccgctgtcagggagcgtctgcAGCCTCGCAGCTCTCAGCGCTTGTACTTGGAGACGGTGATCGacccggtttggtacctgggcgagcgtctaGCTCGTCAGTGATTTACTGAGactttcgtggtaccggtcgacccgcctagggtgtcgttccaggagtcgactc contains:
- the LOC141588270 gene encoding uncharacterized protein LOC141588270; amino-acid sequence: MEYLSKVLAYVTENMGFKFHPMCGKLKLSHLIFDYDLLLFSKSYVGSIMVLLNAFVTFSRAYGIQMSPIKTSAYFNGVLGWVKEDILFIIPKGVLSRLNFICMNYLWDGKVEHLRVPLFSWNKKISPKQKGGLGIRDSYAWNNAAMGKLLIWMKRNKMQSEHSLLKPDIVFRQIRSVVKLRIHAHKNQSLDKNDKMWLSSIELCM